The DNA region ATGTAATTCAAATTATTAAATGGCATGCTAGCATTTATGCTTGTGCTCTTTGGAGGCACAACAAAGCAAAATAATCTCAAACCAAACTTAGGCAAACAAATTCGAAAATATGCCGGATGGGTGAACAACACGAGAGATTAGGTAGTAAAACCTTTAATAATGATGAATAACTactatttttcaggtaatctGTTTGGAATAGAGATTATCTGTACCTCAAAAGGGCAAGATAGGAGAAGACAACTAGTGCAGTGCAGTATACCAAAAAAttgaaagaagaagaagaagaaaaagagcagaaatCCAAGTGGCTCGGGACCCGAAAGAAATGGAACCATCTAGAGCCTTTTGGAAGCAGCAGTAGCGCTCGTACGACCCGCAGTTTGACGAGTTTGCCCCCGTCGCCCTCCCTTCTCTCCTGGtccgccgcttcctcttcttatACACCCCCTCCTGGCCTCCTCACCCACCCCTCTACCGCAGCCTCCTCTTCCCCCATCGCCGGTCTTCCCGAAGTCTTCTAAACCCTAATCCCCCAAATCCCCGACGCAAAACTACACGCCGCTCACCGGAGTTCTCGAGGAGGAAATATGAGGTAGTAAACTCGCTGCGATCCTTCCGTAGTTCATGAATTCCATGAGTCCTGGTGTGGGTGTTTGGTGCTGTTCTGGCTGTGGTGTGGAGTTTGGGACGTCTAATCGTGTGTAATTATCGTGGTGTTATTTAGCCCGTAGGTTCTCTTGCCAAGTCTTTTGTTCTAGCTTGTTAGGGGAAAATAGACTAGGAAACACGGATGCTTCGGAGAAAATTTGTTCCTGGCTTCTTTAGCGTGGTCGCTTTGAAATGTGAATTATCAGGCATCAAATTGATATAGACACGATCTTGATTCTTGCGTTCTGAATACTTTTAGATTAATTTGGGGTGAGTGATGTGAGATTGTGCCAAACTGTCAGTAGTCTACAAGTTGCTGGTGTCTGTCGTACCGTTTCTGGTTATGTAATATGTTTTTAGAGACTGAGATAAGTTGAGCTTGAGTATGGTTTTGAGTTGCGTATTCTTGGGGTCGATTTGATTTGCAGTCGCCATCCGACCACCAAGTGGGCGCAGAGGTCCGACAGGGTGTTCCTGACGATCGAGTTACCCGATGCCAAGGATGTGAAGCTGAACTTGAAGCCTGAGGGCCATTTCAACTTCTCGGCAAAAGGCTCAGATGACTTGCCCTATGAGTTTGACCTCGAGCTGTTTGATGCTGTTAATGTGGAGGTTAGTGTAATTATTTAAAGGTTCCCTACAGGATGTACCATTCTACGCCGCTAATTGTATTGGTCTTGATGTTTGCAGGAGAGCAAAGCAGCTGTTGCCCCAAGAACTATATGCTACCTGATCAAGAAAGCTGAGAGCAAGTGGTGGCCAAGGCTGCTGAAAAAGGAGGGCAAGCCACCTGTTTTCTTGAAGGTTGACTGGGACAAATGGCAggatgaggatgatgaggatATCGGATGTAAGTCTTTCAGTTTGGTTGATTCTGTATTTGTTTCCAGACCACTATCTAGTTTAGCttgatttgatttttttttataaACAAAGCTTGAATTGACTTGTGTTATTCATGCTGCAGTTAATGACTTTGATGGTATGGACTTCTCGGTAAGTGTCTGCTGAAAGCTTTCTTCGATGATTGAGAAGATGGGAGCAAACGGTCTCATGATATTTTTGTGTTTGTAGAAACTGGACATGGGTGGTGCTGATGATGAGGATATTgaggatgatgaagatgatgtgGTTGAAAGtgctaacaaaggtactcgttCTTGTCCTCTCAATTATTTTTTTGTGGTTAAATATAGTTGTTCCTGGATTTAGCCATAGATTTACTCTATCATGATGAACTGGACATTCTGGTATGAATATTGGAATTTTATCTAAATTTTGTTCACAGTTAACTTGTAATTGTATCTAGAAACTTTCTGAAGCGTTTACTGACAGAGTAGTCTGCAAGGCCTTGCAATCTTTACTGACAGAGTAGTCTACAGTTGAGCCCTTTAGTATTACATCAATAACAGCATACGTTGCTCAATAGCTAGCATATCATCCTGTCAGCAAATAAAGACAGCAGCTAGAACTCTCTTTCGTTGTGTGTTACTTTGTTCTTCACTTCTTGTGGCTGCTAGAAGAAATTGACATCGATATCCTTAAACGCGCTTGTTGATTCTTAGGCAAGACTGTGCCAGTCTTAAGTCTTCACAGTGCTCTATGGTCTAAGTTAGGGTCTTGGCTGTCAAAGTGTTGATTAGTATGCAAAAATGTTGTGGAGTTCTTAGTCCAAATTGTCTTTCCCTTGAAGACCATTTCAATCCTGACTGGCTACATTTTCTTTTTAGTTTTCAAGACACTATACTGAACTGATCTTGTTTTACGGAAAATAAAAATGCAGATGAAGGTGCTATGGAGAGCAAGGTGGAGGAGGAAGCAACTCCAGCAGCAGCCGCTGCAGAGGAAGCTAAACCATGAAGAAGCAAATGAGTTTGCTCGACACCATCGGTTGACCACGCATGATATCCAGCTAGACTAGATGTTCCCTTAGATTTTTGGTGTAAAATCTGGAGGATGGATCGATCACTCACTGCATATGAAGTAAAGAAACCAAACACTCGTACTGTTTAGTTATTGGCTGAACCTTTTGAACTGCTGTTATAATATTTGGTCAGAGCGTATTTGTGTCCGCCATTGGAAGATGATTCGATGTTTGTATGGCGTGATAGCGATGTTTATTGTAGCTGTCTTCTGATGCTGCTTGTGTTTATCAGAACAGAGTAACAGACACCAATGATCTTTCCGTAAACCTGATGCTTGGTCTTTGACAAGCAGCAACCCAACACAGGCGTGCTTGATCATTACTGTTTCCAGGAAGGCCAAGGCAGGTCGGTCGGCTGGTATGCCTGTTGCCTGCTGTCACTGAACCTTCATTCAACACATCATCGAATCCAAAGTCCACAATGGTAACCTGGCGGCAGGCGCCTATCTTGGGGCGTGGCCGGCAGAGCTTGCCGCCGGGGCACTTGCGCCGCTGCAGCTTGTGGTACCAAGAAAAGCAGCCAGCCGTCCGATTTTGCTCAACATACCTGTCAAACCTACGGGACCTAGCATCAGAACTATAAATTCCTACATCATTCATACCAAGCCCAGCTTTGTTCATCGGCCAAGAGTTTTAATCTATCAGATCATGGGGCCATGCCCTATTCACGGTTCAGCAAACTGCAAGGCCACAAAAACATCATACCTTCACAATAGGTAACACAGTTCGCCTTCTCCATCCAGAGTAGAAGGCAGACACAACACTCTTCTGGTGAAACTTTGCAGGTGCAGCTGACATGATTGGCTAATCTCTCATTAATTCACAAGAAATTGGAGGACAAGAGGCTCCTACGAAAACAAGGTGCCAGTTCTGATACACGGACTATAATAACTACTAAGTACAAACAAATAAGGAAAAGCACAAACAGACCATGCCTATCAAAATAATAGTGAAGACATGACATCTTTTTTTGTTAAATTGACAGTACTATTCACTGGTTCAGCTATCTGGTAGTCTCATATTAAGCACTTCTGGTGGCGGACGAAGAGTGCAAACCATTTCTCTCGTCTTCCCGAAATAGACCTGCCACCACAACCATATAAGTTTGACGACCAATGAATTTGCAAGTGGCAAATTATGTCAGCAGATCTCAGTAGCCACCAAAGTTGTCATTGTCATCGATGCGAAACTGTTACCTGATCCAGTGAATTTCTCAGCTTCCCCTCCATTTCTTCTATCATTTTCCCCATATTAACGAGGTGCCCATCTGCTACAGCGAGAGTCATACTCATCTGCAAATAGAAACAGATATTTCACACATTAGCTCATCCAAATTTCTATATACCTCGGCAACGCTTCCAATCAAAGAAAGTGTTGCCTCAGAAATGGCTGCCTAGTTGACAGACAGATTACAAACAACAGTTCCATAAACATGTCAAAGTTATTCATTGTTTTGCTTAGTCTAGCTACCATGTCTGTATCTATCTTCTTGCCTTCTTGGCTTTAATAAACTGCAGGTAACTTGGCAGTTCACTGTTTGCAGATTGAAGTATATCTTTATTTTTTTAGTGAACACTGTTACATGCAAAAAGTCTGATATCTAGTAAATATATGGAAATATGGATGTTAGTTAGTTGTGTCCTCACAGAAGTAAAGCAACTTGATTAACTCAAAGTACCCTTGGTCGGGAGGAGATTTTACACACATGAGCAAAGAAGGGAAGAGCAGGAGACAGAACCTGCCGTCTAATTGATCCAGACAAGTTGAAAGTTCCAGACTGCTTGTTGTCAGTTGTCAATGACAGCATCACAGTGCTGTTCAAGCAGTAATGTGCTGCTCCTTCTTCTTCAGGACCAACCTATCAGCGTCACACAAGTTTTCAACTGTTAAGTAGAAATATAACAAAAAAGAATGCAACAAAAGAGACTAACCAGCCTTTCAATTGGCAATTCATGGGCAGTGTTACCCTTTGAAAAGAAACATATAGTCTAACATTTGAGTATTTGTAGGCAAGGTTACCACGACTTACCTGAATAACATGAATGGCATCCCATGAACCAATCTGCATGTACCCTCGTGTTCCTTTTCCATCTGAAACCACAAAACAGAAATTCGAATAAGAAAAGCTTAAGAGTTTTTAGTGAGGAAACAAGATCACTTCCAGAATTTGTGTAGACCTTTCTTAATTAAGAAGCATGCAATAAAACCACCATTATCTTCATCCTCCCAAATGTACACAGATGAAATCCCACCTTCATAGTACCTATTTGTTAGCAGAAAATCTTGTTACTCACTTTACATCCACACGGTAGGTAACATCATTCATATACTAAATTGAGGAATCATGCTGCTATGGATCATATCCTTCTTTCCGATGCATCTACTTCACAGTACAGTTTTAAGGAGACAGAAAGATGAAATATGAGTCTTACTGGTCACGATAGACAGAGAAAACTTCATTTGCCTCAATCTCAAGATTCCTCATCTCTTCAGAGGGAACTGTACCATCTTCCAAAGGAGGGTCATATTTGTTCGACCAAGGTGATCTGCAAGCCAACCTCACAATCAACAAACAAGAAGCAAAACAGATCCACAAGGTTTGAAGCTTGCTCAACAACCCAATTGAATCAGACTAATTAATGCATCCATGGCTCTGCCCCCTAATTTTCTTGATTGGGGATGCCACACAGAATTAGGTGTCAATGTCATTAGGCAGTGTTTATCCAGGCACCGCAATGAGACCGTTTTTGCAACATGCGCTGCAAAATGAAGAGATAAACAAATATAATGCATCCTTTCCATTTTTCTGTTACTTTTTGTTTCCCTAGTTTTCATTCAACAACGGCTGCACCTTGGAGTGCTTATGGAGAACATGAGTAAAATGAAATTATGGTGGTAATGGGGAGCTACTGACCGGTAGGAGTCAGCGTCACGGTTATACTCGCATAGAATGTATTCCTTCAAAGTCTCCTTATCCATGCAAACCTGAAAAAGGATACGCCAATTTTCCTTGTGTATCAGTAAGCGCCTGGAGCATGGAGAAACTGGAGACAAGCAAGTGGAACCGAAGAATCTATCTGTTGGCAACAAGGTAGCACACTAGAATACATTCACCTAGGGAATTCATCCGGCGGCCGGCATAACTTCGATACGGTTCCATTCAAAAGCGCAAAAAGGGGATTGGAACGGTGCGGTTCTACGGGACCTCGATCCAGACGAATCCCAGGCAAGCACAggtgcacgcacgcgcgcgcgggaggaacCAAAGCGGACGCAAGGCAACAAATGCGCATTCCTTGATGAATACAAAGCAATCGAAGGAAACGCACCGCCCGGCGGAGCATCCAATCCCCGCGAGCGATTTCCGGTACGACGAAATCAAATGTACCGGCGCCCCATCCGAACTGAGGCGCCGACGGGGACGGCTGAGGTATACCTGGAGCGGGAGGTCGACCTGGGAGAGGAGGTCGAGGGAGTGGTCGGGGAGGAGGGAGAGCAGCGCGTTGAGCGCCGTCTCGGCGCTGGCCGGCGGCATCCGCCGCATCAGATCCATCGCCGCCTCCATGCGACCGGGCTCTCCGTCCGCCTTTGCTCGTCctgctccctctcctcctcctctcgtAGATCCCTCCTCGTTTCTTCTCCTCCAGCTGCTGCTGGCCTGCTGCCGCTacgacgtcgtcgtcgtcgtccaccTCCTCTCCCCTCGTTCGGTTCCGTTGCTTTCGTCCTAATTCAGTTGCTCGTTCCTCCTCGGCTTCGTCTTCTGTGGTTCTCTTTCCATTTCGTCTCCTTTGTTTTCTTCGCTTCTTTTGCGTGTTTGCCTGCTGATGTCAACAAACTGCATTTCTCTGCGCAAATACACCCTGACGACCCGTCGATCTTCTCAATACAAAAACCAAAATAATACATCCAAACTCACTTAAATAATAGAGATTATTTGATAATATCATATAAATGTTTTGGCAAATATCATCCGAACGGACAGCATAAGGGACGCATAAAAACTTCACTAGCGAAATCGAACTCATCAGTCGGATGACAAGGTGGTACTTTCTACCACTCTGCTGTCATGGCATTCAAGTCTCGCGCAAGGTGTTCGAGATTTGATTTCTTACAACTATGCAGAGAGTACAAAAGGTGTTTGGTTCTGATTCCTGGTACCGATTCGCTTCAAAAAATCTGGGATCCGAACCAAAGACCTCCATCGGACCAAGCGCTTCCGAAAAATCATCTGATTCCCGCAGTTCACTTTGGAATCAGGTGAGACATCAGATTTTTACCGATTCCCATATATTTACCCGTCTGCCATCGATTACACAACGTACCGTTTTGGTTTCTTCCCCCCTGTAGCGAACTTTTTCAGTGACCcacccgccgccccccccccccctgacgcgccccccgccggccccccatgcgccgcccgccgccccccgccgcccctccctacGGACGCCCTCCCGCCGCCCTCACGAcgcgccccccgccggccccTCCGCGGCCCCCCACACGTCGCCcggcgccccccgccgcccctccctacCGACACCCTCCCACAGCTGACAGTTGTTTCAGCCAAACAGTtttcagctttcccacagctgtcagctcacagcagctttcccacagctgattccagaaattaaatttttaaaaatCCACAGCTGAACCAAGCACACCCTCGGAACAGAGCAACAGCTAGCACTAGTAATTTGCAACCACCACATGACACCGACCAGTGCTGAATAAATCCTACTATTTCATTTCAGCAAGCACTCGAAACCAACGGGTGGGATGCACTCGAAGCAATGACGGATGGGCACATGAGAAACCAATTGATTCTGCCTTGAGTAAAACGCAGTCGTCGTTACAGAAATGAATGTTGCTTAGATGCGAGTGCAAGTAATCTTGGCATGCATAGCCTCCTTTTAAGGGGAATAAACATGCAGGGCCTTGCTACCTCCTTTTGCAATGGATACTTGGTACAGCGGCATGTGAGAATAAGCTGATAGCATTACATTTCTCTATACTAGTTCACAACACATTCAGAATACAAGACTCTTAAGCTCTATGGTGAAGCACACAACACTAAGAAGTCCCCAAAAGTAGGAGGCCGATCTACTCCATCTGTATGTTCTACATTTCAATTGCTGCTGATTGTCGAATGGCTCGAACAGACAGCAACCAATGGTAGAAAACCATCTTAAAATGATGAAACCCATTCAGTCTTGATCCCAGCTATTTTCCATCCCCAAATGCGAAACAGATCCAATTCATTATCAACAAACTGCTTTAAGTTCATGAACCCATCCAGCTTTAAGAGCGATGACTGGCATAAAGATATTGCCATCCTAGCAATCAAGTAGATTATGCAGCACATGAGCTCTAGAAAAACAATGCAGCATATAAGCAACTGCTTTAAGATTTATGGAAATATGAAGATATGGTTCTGCAAACAAAATAAATAGTAAAAAATATCAGCATACCTGTAGGTTGTAGTTATGGCAGAATCTGCACTAATAAGGACTCGATCTTCTATGGTTCCATTCTTTCTCTTCAGAACATAGATGTTACTATTCAAGACGCTATGCTAAGATTATCAGTCAACTTTGTCTTGACTTTTGCTATACGCTCCTCATAAGAGGCTGAAATaagaaaattcatgaaacaTTATTTCAGATGTATGAAAGTACAAGAGGAATATCTTGAAACTAAGATTTGCATTGGAAAATTAAAAATTAGGTATGCGTGCACAATGGACTGAGTTTGTTGTAAAGTACTCCATTCTCTTTTGATAAACTTATTTCACCTTAGCACAATGACCAAGAAGAAGTACTCTACTTATCATTCAATTAATCAAGTCATTATATAGTGTGAAGATTTTCCACGAGGACTCCTCGATATCGATATTATCATATGCATGCACCAATATTTTTTTAGAGGAGTTACTTTGCATGGGAATTGAAAGGGCCATTCATGTCATTCCCAAGATGGCAACTCAAATAGGactatcaaaagagaatatTTCAATTTTAGAAATAGGTCTACCAAaagagaatggagggagtactgTCCAAGAACGACCAAAATGGATTGCCAGAATAATGAAGAGGCGATTGGAGACTGGTATAGTCAGACATAAAGCATTGGGTTGCTCATAGGGAAACATAACAGCAGAAGAATGCTCTGCATGTGCAGACTTCAGGCTGTAAAAGACAAGGAAACTTACGCTCTGTTTGTCGTGATAGGAGAGGAATATGATTCCTCTTCTTCTGGAGTGTTTCCAGTGAATTAGATTCTGCAATGGCATCTGACTTTTAGATCATTAGGATATCAATCAAATAAAACTAAGAAAACATTTGATTGTATGTACCTGGAAAAGGTAAACAGTTCAGCGCCTCATGAAATATTTCAGCTTGGAGCATATAATGATGATATTGATCATTCAGGTGCTCAGTCAGAGACCGACTCGCATCTAAGGTGCAATAATAGTTCATCACAATTAATATCCACACAAAAGGCAAAAAGTTTTGTGAACAGATAATGAAGGCAAGTACAATGCAGAGTCTAGCTTTATACAAAATAGGACTAATTTGACAAGTCATTTCTCAAAAAATAATTGCTCAATGCCATGGTCAAAAGttttatatataattatattttgtTTATCCATTATGTCTAAAGCATAAGCAGAAAAATAATCATCTACAAGATCTACCATTTTTCACAGTTAAAGCAAGATCAGGAAGTAAATTTTATACAGTTAGGCAAGCAAGTGATACATCTTGCTTGCAGTGATAGTTAAATACCTCGTGAGAAAAGATGAAAATAAAATGAATTCTTAAAGTTATCTCCAAAAGTCTGACAAGACAAACCTGATGAACACATAAAGTCGGTCTTATCGAATAGACAAGATCTCAAAATCAATGGAAGCTCAGCTGCCATTTTATATTGAGGTTTCCTAGGAGTTTTAGTAATATCCAATAGTGAATCAACTACCTGTGGTAAAATAAGAAAAATCAGCAAAGGTAAGTAATCCTTACAAAACCAGGCACACAAGATTTCATCAAGTGTACATTACACCTGGTTCTTGCATGGATGTTCCCCTCATATCCATGAACTTGAGAACTCAAACATCAAGGTCAATAAACTTGCATATGTAATATATGGTGCCAACTGCCATTGCACATAACAGCATAACGTATAGGGACCTAAGTGTCAAGAGTTCACGGTTCATGGACCTAAGGGAACATCTATGCAGTGATTGACTCTTCAACAAAGAAAGCTAGTTTCACTTACAGATGGTGACTCAAGGCCTTGACCTATTAGAAATAGCACAGCTACCATGCAGCGAACTTGATGCCACAGAAAAGCGGTACCCTTGATCGTCATGTAGCATAGCTCATCATTGTTGGAACTAGAAGATATTAAGCATTTTTACTGGGCGTTGCAGGATATTGAGAACCAAAAAGAAGGCTAAAATGTAAATTTAACCTTTTGCCACATGCAGAAATAGTAAATTCTGTAATGCGCCGCCTATAGTTACTAACATTTGCTGCATCCATCTTACAGAAATTCCTGAAGTCATGTTCTCCAACAAATTTGGATGCAGCTCTCTGCATTTCCTGCTTGCAAATGGGAGTCAATAGCTCAGTAGACATGTGCACTTATCTAGCAACTACAGGCATCAAGGGAAATGTAAGTACCAATATATCCAAGTCCCCTTTCCAAAATAAGTATTTATATTCCCTGCTCAAACAGGTGAATCTGCAAAATAGCATGGGAGAAAAATCAAAATTTGATCAATAATCGCAAAGCACAATCACAGGATAACTGGGCATAACAACCAGATCAAAAAGTGGGAACTATTCATCTTACTTAAAAAAATGGAAAGGAGAAAATATATAACTTCCTTGGCTCCTTTTAACAATTAACAGTTATTGATAGATAGATGCTCATTTGCAAAATTGTACATCTACTCTTgcaagaagaaagaaaaaaaaaaacacaaaaAAACACATGATTGAGCTAACCTTGCATGAAAATCTGCTGGAACAGGACACCAACCTAGTACACGTATGTCTTGTGGAAGAATTCTATTCAATACCTTCACATAATCAATTTCTGTGGTAAAAAAAAATCTTAGTTAGAAAGAACAATTGTTAGAAAAGCTAAGATGCAATTGAGACATCTACTAGGACAGGAATATATAAAATGCTTTTGATAGGGGAAAATCGAGGTTTTCCCTGGATATCAAGTCGTTTAAGCAACAAATCAGATCATGTACTCATATGACTGCATTCCTTGTTGTCTACACTGTAAGATTGGGTATAATGCGTGGGATGTATTGCATTGAGCCTCTAGGGCGAATATATAGGAGTACATGGCTTGGAGGGCAAGTAGCCTCTCCTAGAGATAAGGAAGGTAGCGGTAGCGGCAGCgcaggaggagggaggggcAGCGCTGGGCCAGATGCGCCTGGGGAGACGACGAGGGGAAGCGGCACCGAGGCAGCCCGACGAGATTTAATCACCACGGGAGGTAGGTCCATCTGCTCTGCCTGAACACGATGGCACGGCGGATCAGAGGGATCCGCGCGCAGATCCTACGAGGGCGCTGCCCCTAGAGGAGACCGATCTCCCTGGGGGCGGCGCAAGGGCAGCGGAAGCCGGAGGCCTAGGGTTTGAACCTAGCTCATGATACCATGTAAGATTGGGTATAATGCGTGGGGTGTATTGCATTGAGCCTCTAGGGCGAATATATAGGAGTACATGGCTTGGAGGGCAAGTAGCCTCTCCTAGAGATGAGGAAGGTTATCCCGGGATTACAATCAATCCTAAACTAACCATATCCGGAGTTGCCTAATATACTCTAACATACACCACTACAGGAACACAAGGCAGAAGCATACCAGATCTTTCATTTTGCATGTCCCCTCCAACATCCTTTATGTCCGATCGTAGATATAAGGAAATCACCTGCATGTTGCAAAATGGGTAAAGCATCTCTTTCATGCATACTGCACATTACAGATAACTTCACTGCTCCAGTTTCAACACAATAGTCAAtaccaaacaaaaaaaaagaacaaatgATACAATTTTAAGTGGATATAATCAACATTCTTTAAATCTCTGACTAATTAAATTCTTTAGAAAAGAAAACATATGCTTCTAGATGTGTAACAATGTTTCATACAAATTTAAAATCTAATTGCATTTTGGAGACCAGAAGTCCAAGACTGTCTGTAAAGGAAACAAGGGAGAAGTAAGTGATGTCAGCATAAGTCGTTTTTATTTGGCTTTGCCAAGTTACACAGTAATCACTCCTATAATCAATAGCAACAAAGTATTTATTCAGTAGACATGATTTCTTGTGATTCTGCTGCTACCTGTCCAGAAGCAGAAACTCCTTTGTCAGTTCTCCCACACCTCGAATAACATGATTCTTTTCTACTGCCAACCATAAGTTTTGCTCTTTCCAGTGCTTTGAAAATCTCAGACTGACAAAACATGAAGATAGAGCTTCTTGAGCAAACTTTCAATGACTTTGAAAATAGCAAAGCAAATAGCCCATGGGGAAAATTACCTCAACTGTTGGCTCCGTGTTACCTTCTGAAGAAAAGCCATAGAATCTGCATAGGATCAAGCAAAGTCATATGAAAGGGTGAGAGAAAAGGCAGGCACAAGTAATACAAGTTAACCAGTTAAGAACAGAGCACAGATGCAGATGCCAACTGAAGATCAACATAACAAAATTAGAGAAGGAACATTGGGGTTTATTTAATATTGTACGGATCAAACTTGAGCAGTTTAGTAACACACTGGGTAACAATGGTTTTATAGTACAGCAAAGTTTGATCTACAAAGAGACTCAGTTTAAGAAGGAAATGCTCTTGAGATTCAGCATTTAGTTTGCTTCCATTCGATCAGAGACTAGTGCGATTCTAATGGAATAGTGATTCATCAGAAACCATTAAAGCAATGATTACCAATTCAAAAATTTACAAATAATAAAATGAATAAGCAAGCTAAATCAAGCATGCATGTTCTATTCAGAGAATAACACACCTCTGGCCGAAATACATGACTTTGAGAGCAACTAGTCGCTTTGAGCAGTGACTTAAAATCCCATCCTGGCGACCTGTGCATTAAACAGAAAAATTCAGTAGAATTCTACAGAATAGTTGTAATGTAGTTAGTGTTCCCAAGTAGTCAAGGGAAAAGGAAACCTAAATGTGGGCATACTGAACATTTGTGGAAATGAAAGTAAACACACTTATCATAATAAGAATCATCCTAAAAGGCTAAAATAGGTATAGTTGGTGTATCTTCAGTAGCACCTCTTCTTTTAGTTCGTTTGTTTGAATCGTCAGGCAAACCATTGCCTTCCACATTTCTGTTGCGCTGTAGGTCAAAAGTATATATTAATTAGAATCGCTCTCGGTAAAAAATGAATCAGATCAGATAAGAATTTGTTTAAAAATACGTACCTGTATTTCATTTTCTGTAGATATTATTGAGTGATAAAATGGAGCGCTCAAATCTTTTTCCAAAGGGCTACTTTGATGGAATTTCCCATTGTGCCGTGCTTCTGGGTTACTTCCATATAAACATGAACTGGCAACTGCAACAGACCTAACACTATCGTCCTGTAGAAGAACAGAGTTCGGCAAAGCATCAACGGCAAGAACCTCAAGATACATGATAGAAGTTCAAGGATGAAATACATTGACCTGTATGCAAATGCAACATCAAGATAATTTGAATCCTACATATGCATATGAATTGTCCTAAAGTATTGTTTGAATCTTGTGTGCATCATGTGTCATGCTTGAGTTCCACAAATTTATATGAGTATGCATATGGTGTTGACGATTGCCATCTAGATAAGTCGAAATTCGTTTTCAAATAACCATGGTCATGGGGAAGTTAAGGTCACTAGTCTAATATAATTATAAAAATTGGACCTTCCTTTTAGCATGTAATCTCTTGGCGGCAGATAACCTCTACAAGTTTCTCAAATCTCTCTGTAATTCATGTCACCACATTAATGGCATGTTATAACAAAGATTAACATGCTGTAACAATTTATAGACAGAAAAACAACCTTAAAAAGAACGCCCTTTTTGCAAAGGCCTGGAGGCAAG from Panicum hallii strain FIL2 chromosome 9, PHallii_v3.1, whole genome shotgun sequence includes:
- the LOC112874499 gene encoding tRNA pseudouridine(38/39) synthase isoform X1, with product MAAAETETAAALQAEVSALRMRVQELERENQNLAKAASSCTCRFKDDSVRSVAVASSCLYGSNPEARHNGKFHQSSPLEKDLSAPFYHSIISTENEIQRNRNVEGNGLPDDSNKRTKRRGRQDGILSHCSKRLVALKVMYFGQRFYGFSSEGNTEPTVESEIFKALERAKLMVGSRKESCYSRCGRTDKGVSASGQVISLYLRSDIKDVGGDMQNERSEIDYVKVLNRILPQDIRVLGWCPVPADFHARFTCLSREYKYLFWKGDLDILEMQRAASKFVGEHDFRNFCKMDAANVSNYRRRITEFTISACGKSSNNDELCYMTIKGTAFLWHQVRCMVAVLFLIGQGLESPSVVDSLLDITKTPRKPQYKMAAELPLILRSCLFDKTDFMCSSDASRSLTEHLNDQYHHYMLQAEIFHEALNCLPFPDAIAESNSLETLQKKRNHIPLLSRQTEPSYEERIAKVKTKLTDNLSIAS
- the LOC112874501 gene encoding probable F-actin-capping protein subunit beta isoform X1 encodes the protein MEAAMDLMRRMPPASAETALNALLSLLPDHSLDLLSQVDLPLQVCMDKETLKEYILCEYNRDADSYRSPWSNKYDPPLEDGTVPSEEMRNLEIEANEVFSVYRDQYYEGGISSVYIWEDEDNGGFIACFLIKKDGKGTRGYMQIGSWDAIHVIQVGPEEEGAAHYCLNSTVMLSLTTDNKQSGTFNLSGSIRRQVLSPALPFFAHMSMTLAVADGHLVNMGKMIEEMEGKLRNSLDQVYFGKTREMVCTLRPPPEVLNMRLPDS
- the LOC112874499 gene encoding tRNA pseudouridine(38/39) synthase isoform X2, producing the protein MAAAETETAAALQAEVSALRMRVQELERENQNLAKAASSCTCRFKDDSVRSVAVASSCLYGSNPEARHNGKFHQSSPLEKDLSAPFYHSIISTENEIQRNRNVEGNGLPDDSNKRTKRRGRQDGILSHCSKRLVALKVMYFGQRFYGFSSEGNTEPTVESEIFKALERAKLMVGSRKESCYSRCGRTDKGVSASGQVISLYLRSDIKDVGGDMQNERSEIDYVKVLNRILPQDIRVLGWCPVPADFHARFTCLSREYKYLFWKGDLDILEMQRAASKFVGEHDFRNFCKMDAANVSNYRRRITEFTISACGKSSNNDELCYMTIKGTAFLWHQVRCMVAVLFLIGQGLESPSVVDSLLDITKTPRKPQYKMAAELPLILRSCLFDKTDFMCSSDASRSLTEHLNDQYHHYMLQAEIFHEALNCLPFPESNSLETLQKKRNHIPLLSRQTEPSYEERIAKVKTKLTDNLSIAS
- the LOC112874501 gene encoding probable F-actin-capping protein subunit beta isoform X2, encoding MEAAMDLMRRMPPASAETALNALLSLLPDHSLDLLSQVDLPLQVCMDKETLKEYILCEYNRDADSYRSPWSNKYDPPLEDGTVPSEEMRNLEIEANEVFSVYRDQYYEGGISSVYIWEDEDNGGFIACFLIKKDGKGTRGYMQIGSWDAIHVIQVGPEEEGAAHYCLNSTVMLSLTTDNKQSGTFNLSGSIRRQMSMTLAVADGHLVNMGKMIEEMEGKLRNSLDQVYFGKTREMVCTLRPPPEVLNMRLPDS
- the LOC112878319 gene encoding uncharacterized protein OsI_027940-like, with the translated sequence MSRHPTTKWAQRSDRVFLTIELPDAKDVKLNLKPEGHFNFSAKGSDDLPYEFDLELFDAVNVEESKAAVAPRTICYLIKKAESKWWPRLLKKEGKPPVFLKVDWDKWQDEDDEDIGFNDFDGMDFSKLDMGGADDEDIEDDEDDVVESANKDEGAMESKVEEEATPAAAAAEEAKP